One segment of Ferrimicrobium sp. DNA contains the following:
- a CDS encoding ABC transporter substrate-binding protein codes for MTKEPVLSVSPTRRLFRRSAALHWGKLAALDRGPQRTKLKVIAAPIGIALTALLLASCTNAQQPQASATSTSGGVASYALGAGDQFSWILPLENEANYENYDSNVSNGLYRPLYYVGGAGTTGINYPLSIGTAPIYSHGDTMVTIDLRHNYTWSDGQPVTTKDIRFFFELEAAGAKNGDYAPYLSGRMPSDIKSISYQGPYQFTLHLNHAHNPVWFTGNQLTWIYPLPVQTWDKTCPTCHVTNIASTPAGATKVIDFLYKESAQLSTYATNPLWKTIDGPWEITSYNPTNYHAAFRANPHYTGAGKPRLAGYQIYSFTSSTAELDALRGGVIDFGYLPTSDLGLTHYFQSHGYVVQPWRVFYDNIAELGYTGPYRHLVAQLYLRQALQHLVDEPLYLKATLHGNGMLDYGSAPIYPGSNYVSPQLHHDPYPYSVAAARLLLTTHGWQLSASGPSTCINPGTGSNQCGAGIKKGTPLVISMMYATPSASLTAQAQAFESAASAAGITIALDPQPEDTMYSTAGVCPPGPCNWGIALYGAQEDFGQYVLVPTAGVEFAKGNYWGGGYYNPTEQRLLNEAYDLPGLSRLYAVENYQSQQVAGLWWSVGDYEVAVVNKRLTGWNPLNPYANYMPSRWRLARS; via the coding sequence ATGACCAAAGAGCCCGTTTTGTCGGTGTCGCCTACACGGAGACTGTTTCGCCGAAGTGCAGCCTTGCACTGGGGCAAGCTTGCAGCTCTCGATCGGGGCCCACAACGCACCAAGCTAAAGGTGATCGCTGCGCCCATCGGTATCGCATTGACGGCACTGTTGCTCGCGAGCTGTACCAATGCGCAACAGCCCCAAGCATCGGCTACCAGTACGTCTGGTGGCGTTGCCTCCTATGCACTGGGTGCGGGAGACCAGTTCAGTTGGATCCTCCCACTCGAGAACGAAGCCAACTACGAGAACTACGACTCCAACGTCTCCAACGGACTCTATCGTCCGTTGTACTATGTCGGAGGAGCTGGCACGACCGGGATCAACTATCCACTCTCGATCGGCACCGCTCCCATTTACTCCCACGGGGACACGATGGTGACTATCGATCTTCGCCACAACTACACGTGGTCTGATGGACAACCAGTCACCACAAAGGACATCAGGTTCTTCTTCGAGCTCGAGGCTGCAGGAGCCAAGAACGGCGATTATGCCCCGTACCTATCTGGTCGCATGCCATCTGACATCAAGAGCATCTCCTATCAGGGTCCCTACCAATTTACACTCCACCTCAACCACGCCCACAACCCAGTTTGGTTTACCGGCAACCAGCTGACCTGGATCTACCCACTCCCGGTCCAGACCTGGGACAAGACTTGTCCCACCTGTCACGTCACCAACATCGCCTCAACCCCGGCGGGTGCGACAAAAGTGATCGACTTTCTCTACAAGGAATCGGCTCAGCTCAGCACCTATGCCACCAATCCACTCTGGAAGACGATCGACGGCCCCTGGGAGATAACCAGCTACAACCCCACGAACTACCATGCGGCATTTCGCGCCAATCCGCACTACACCGGGGCGGGTAAACCCAGGCTCGCTGGCTATCAGATCTACTCATTTACCTCATCAACAGCCGAACTCGACGCGCTCCGCGGAGGTGTCATCGACTTCGGCTATCTACCGACATCTGATCTCGGGTTGACTCACTACTTCCAGTCCCATGGCTACGTAGTGCAGCCATGGCGAGTCTTTTACGATAACATTGCGGAACTGGGTTACACCGGCCCCTATCGCCACCTTGTCGCCCAGCTCTATCTCCGACAGGCGCTCCAACACCTGGTCGACGAACCACTCTATTTGAAGGCAACTCTCCATGGGAACGGCATGCTCGACTACGGATCAGCACCGATCTATCCGGGCTCGAACTACGTCAGCCCCCAGCTGCACCACGATCCCTATCCCTACTCAGTCGCAGCCGCGCGACTATTACTAACGACACATGGATGGCAACTCTCGGCCTCTGGCCCATCGACCTGCATCAACCCGGGGACTGGCAGCAACCAATGTGGTGCTGGCATCAAGAAAGGGACGCCGCTTGTGATCTCGATGATGTATGCGACGCCGAGCGCGAGCCTGACAGCCCAAGCCCAAGCCTTTGAAAGCGCTGCCAGCGCCGCGGGCATCACCATTGCACTCGACCCACAGCCTGAGGATACTATGTATTCCACTGCAGGTGTCTGCCCTCCCGGCCCATGCAACTGGGGCATCGCCCTCTACGGCGCCCAGGAGGACTTCGGACAGTACGTGCTTGTACCGACGGCAGGAGTCGAGTTCGCAAAGGGGAACTATTGGGGCGGGGGGTACTACAACCCGACCGAACAACGCCTCCTCAATGAGGCGTACGACCTTCCGGGACTCTCCCGGCTGTACGCAGTCGAGAACTATCAAAGCCAACAGGTCGCAGGTCTCTGGTGGAGCGTCGGTGACTACGAGGTAGCCGTCGTGAACAAGCGCCTCACTGGATGGAACCCACTCAACCCGTACGCCAACTACATGCCCTCTCGCTGGAGGCTTGCTCGCTCATAA
- a CDS encoding ERCC4 domain-containing protein, with translation MTDRSYLTIARNPDPTSALGYLIMIPIDGGMVVKTSGTWPREKALYCHPIPISDWPLEPEVVEEISLLSCARRGAAIDIVADRARENRSQLVFTHARGRDMIFWQSQRTQRQARPKGTVPRARAHGVVDVPITIDTRERYPYQFRNRSVSTERGALPCGDYGIYLGDDLYAAVERKTLEDLISSLTDNRLRYAIGQLAALPHAAIVVEARYSAILQSTYMRPALIFDAVADYALRWPEVPVVFCENRKLAEEWTYRYLASAYYQALNAPVDRQETLAASPNPTSAKIRQWASEHHIDIAAKGRIPRVVREHYLRAHGQSISR, from the coding sequence ATGACTGATCGTTCCTACCTCACGATTGCTCGCAACCCAGACCCCACCTCCGCGCTCGGATATTTGATCATGATTCCAATCGATGGCGGCATGGTCGTCAAGACCTCTGGTACATGGCCACGTGAGAAGGCGCTGTACTGTCACCCCATACCGATCAGCGATTGGCCGCTGGAGCCTGAGGTGGTCGAGGAGATCTCCCTCCTCTCCTGCGCACGCCGGGGTGCAGCTATCGATATCGTAGCAGACCGAGCAAGAGAGAATCGATCTCAGCTGGTCTTCACCCACGCACGGGGTCGCGATATGATCTTCTGGCAATCACAGCGGACTCAACGCCAAGCCAGGCCCAAAGGCACAGTACCACGGGCTCGGGCGCATGGCGTGGTGGATGTGCCTATCACGATCGACACCAGGGAACGCTACCCCTATCAATTTCGCAATCGATCAGTCAGCACCGAACGAGGTGCACTGCCCTGTGGCGATTATGGCATTTACCTGGGCGATGACCTCTACGCAGCGGTCGAGCGCAAGACGCTCGAGGACCTTATCTCAAGCCTCACCGACAACCGACTCCGCTACGCTATCGGTCAACTCGCCGCTCTCCCGCATGCGGCGATCGTCGTCGAAGCACGCTACTCTGCGATTCTCCAGTCCACCTACATGCGACCTGCACTAATCTTCGATGCGGTCGCCGATTACGCTCTGCGTTGGCCCGAGGTGCCGGTCGTCTTCTGTGAAAACAGAAAGCTCGCAGAGGAGTGGACCTATCGATACCTCGCGTCAGCCTACTACCAAGCACTCAATGCCCCCGTTGACAGGCAAGAGACACTCGCTGCTTCCCCCAATCCAACCTCAGCAAAGATCCGCCAATGGGCAAGCGAGCACCACATCGACATCGCCGCGAAGGGTCGCATCCCACGCGTCGTACGCGAACATTATCTCCGGGCCCACGGGCAATCGATCTCCCGGTAG
- a CDS encoding methyltransferase domain-containing protein, with product MTTNEGTPSPPRWITEHDATHSAWYIERFRTLAARGADLEGEARLLDAIVSRHSRILDAGCGPGRVAAALFARGHRVVGVDVDPLLLAAATEDHPGPVWVNADLATMDLASLGEGELFDAAIVAGNVMTYLAVNTGARVLHNLNIHLKGDAPIAVGFGLDRGYDLATFDHDIQEAGLILEHRFATWDLRPWSPAATFAVSILRTP from the coding sequence ATGACCACGAACGAGGGGACACCCTCACCACCTCGATGGATAACCGAACACGATGCCACTCACTCAGCTTGGTACATCGAACGTTTTCGAACCCTCGCTGCCCGAGGTGCCGACCTAGAGGGCGAAGCACGCCTCCTCGACGCCATTGTCTCTCGCCACTCACGCATCCTGGATGCAGGTTGTGGTCCAGGGAGAGTCGCCGCAGCCCTATTCGCGCGTGGTCATCGCGTGGTCGGAGTCGATGTCGACCCTCTTTTGCTCGCCGCAGCAACCGAGGACCATCCTGGCCCAGTCTGGGTCAACGCCGACCTCGCCACCATGGATCTCGCCTCACTTGGAGAGGGGGAACTCTTCGACGCCGCAATCGTCGCTGGCAACGTCATGACCTATCTCGCCGTTAATACGGGTGCACGAGTTTTACATAACCTCAACATTCACCTCAAAGGGGATGCACCGATCGCTGTCGGCTTTGGCCTCGACCGAGGCTACGACCTCGCCACCTTCGATCACGACATCCAAGAAGCCGGCCTGATCCTCGAACACCGCTTCGCCACTTGGGACCTGCGCCCTTGGTCGCCGGCAGCCACCTTTGCAGTCTCGATCCTACGAACTCCCTAG
- a CDS encoding ABC transporter permease, translating to MREPFPLVERGDSLLVAPVHHDQMILTRIRLFLRGMRFRLGALIFLLVAAVVTIFGATVGPMYLGSAQDSVLIGELRSASVIKTGLKVVSVQAFAKAKLVAAERRAPTLDGQALFDNPIYSAEVPAMLTPPQSLRGTLLTSAFLERSDSCAHLKLDAGHCPTTRSEVLLSERTAAYLGVKVGSVLTAAPGLRPPGAPGAAASARYRIVGIYAIPDISTHYWWNEEYFTFGSSFYPVSLDPMIVIPGFFGGKATFDATTNASTSSYEGVDRELQMSLRPAIINIDNFRQPASVIGRYRNLVASQDGLTASSGLSPEIRAIIATQSSMATLVGVIIVELVLLGLVVFGTLIWRMVQSRMMEFRLAQLRGVQTKSIIWRVIGEPLLILVVASPLGYLGAYLTVSVLGHTYFAPGSQLYVPPQTYLAALVVIVAALIVTLVAAIGAIRRSILESSRSTMKDQGRFRTLTDMLIVAVAAVFTAQLVIAPTTSSGVDPLAGAAPALLGAGLAIIVVWLTRLGLRVARHITRRGRAISWYLGVRQLLHHPGMLRQIIPFGMALALVIFGFGAQSIISRHRSVVARYEVGDSRVLTVSLPKNLGLAAAVDRADPGGHGAMGAELYRSKTDTTLAVQASRFRAIAWPRALDTASVTTIAHRLDPLANKAFTTNASSLMVTAQTQGTIPKGVQVELSISLFAQAQETPDVLVLPVDGTMATRRIAIPCAQGGCLLSGIGYLAISNSGVVNPSASFTITIEHIGGIRNPDGAGVLTSSWKQALKAPTKVLSSLPGRLSFRALPATGGATIALVPASYPTYLPAIVSETPATISPSTSPTAVGTKIIKGLDGNPINIRPFLFLHALPSVGSDANLVDLTQAELSQSSTSLAANEIWLAEGAPQTILTNLHHEGVVVDSVTSARTLSLAYANEPLGLAARLFPVAAVAGIIVVLLGLAFELLVEGRGRIPEFAAMRVLGLRRPLLVLSYVLEAAILVIAAAIAGIAAGLVSARLALPVLPEIDSGFDYLHFAYTLPIANEFIAIVLVLLGALGVATITAIRVVGRANFDELRAGDR from the coding sequence GTGAGAGAACCGTTCCCCCTGGTGGAACGAGGAGACTCTCTCCTCGTGGCCCCGGTGCATCATGACCAAATGATACTCACCAGGATACGACTCTTTCTACGAGGGATGCGGTTCCGTCTTGGAGCCCTCATCTTCCTTCTGGTCGCTGCGGTAGTGACAATCTTTGGTGCGACCGTGGGGCCGATGTATTTGGGATCTGCCCAAGACTCCGTCTTGATTGGCGAGCTGCGCTCCGCTTCAGTGATCAAGACGGGCCTCAAAGTGGTATCGGTCCAAGCATTCGCAAAGGCAAAGCTTGTCGCGGCCGAACGAAGAGCCCCTACGTTGGACGGGCAGGCGCTTTTTGACAATCCCATCTACTCGGCCGAAGTACCCGCGATGCTAACACCGCCTCAGAGCCTGCGGGGGACGTTACTAACGAGCGCTTTCCTTGAGCGCAGCGATAGCTGCGCCCACCTCAAGCTTGACGCTGGTCACTGTCCAACCACGAGATCCGAGGTGCTCCTCTCGGAACGAACCGCGGCATATCTTGGAGTCAAGGTCGGATCCGTGCTCACTGCCGCTCCCGGCCTCAGGCCCCCAGGTGCTCCAGGAGCAGCCGCGAGTGCACGCTACCGCATCGTGGGTATCTACGCGATTCCAGATATCTCAACCCATTACTGGTGGAACGAAGAGTACTTCACCTTTGGCTCGTCGTTTTACCCCGTATCCCTGGACCCCATGATTGTTATCCCCGGGTTCTTTGGTGGGAAAGCAACCTTTGACGCGACAACGAACGCGAGCACGAGTAGCTACGAGGGAGTCGACCGAGAGCTGCAGATGTCGCTTCGGCCAGCAATCATCAATATCGACAACTTTCGCCAACCGGCATCAGTCATTGGACGGTACCGAAACCTGGTTGCCTCTCAAGATGGCCTCACCGCCTCGTCGGGTCTCTCGCCGGAGATTCGGGCCATCATTGCCACACAAAGCTCAATGGCGACATTGGTCGGCGTCATCATCGTGGAGTTAGTGCTTCTTGGGCTTGTTGTCTTTGGAACCCTCATCTGGCGGATGGTGCAATCTCGCATGATGGAGTTCCGCTTGGCCCAGTTGCGAGGGGTGCAGACAAAAAGCATCATCTGGCGTGTTATTGGAGAACCACTGCTCATCCTCGTGGTTGCGAGTCCTCTCGGCTACCTCGGTGCCTACCTAACGGTTTCGGTCCTTGGCCATACCTACTTTGCCCCAGGAAGCCAGCTCTATGTCCCGCCGCAGACCTACCTCGCGGCCCTCGTCGTCATCGTCGCTGCCCTTATCGTCACCTTGGTGGCGGCTATTGGGGCAATCCGACGGAGTATTCTCGAGTCTTCACGTTCGACCATGAAAGATCAGGGGCGTTTTCGAACACTCACCGATATGCTCATTGTGGCCGTAGCCGCCGTGTTTACTGCCCAGCTCGTCATTGCCCCAACAACATCGAGCGGGGTAGACCCTTTGGCGGGTGCGGCTCCAGCGCTTCTCGGTGCTGGCCTGGCGATCATCGTAGTGTGGCTGACCCGCCTTGGTCTTCGTGTGGCCCGCCACATCACTCGTCGTGGGCGCGCAATTTCGTGGTACCTCGGGGTCCGTCAACTCCTCCATCACCCAGGCATGCTCCGCCAGATCATCCCCTTTGGGATGGCTCTTGCTTTGGTCATCTTTGGCTTTGGCGCCCAGTCGATCATCAGCCGGCACCGCAGTGTGGTAGCCCGCTATGAGGTGGGCGATAGTAGAGTGCTCACCGTCTCATTGCCAAAGAACCTCGGACTGGCCGCCGCCGTCGACCGGGCGGATCCAGGGGGTCATGGAGCGATGGGGGCTGAACTCTACCGTTCCAAAACCGACACCACCTTGGCAGTACAAGCAAGCCGGTTTCGCGCGATAGCTTGGCCACGTGCCCTCGATACAGCCTCAGTTACCACGATCGCACATCGTCTTGATCCATTAGCGAACAAGGCCTTTACCACGAACGCCTCTTCATTGATGGTCACCGCCCAAACCCAAGGAACCATCCCCAAGGGCGTCCAAGTGGAACTCTCGATCTCTCTGTTCGCGCAAGCTCAGGAGACGCCTGATGTACTCGTCCTTCCCGTCGACGGCACCATGGCCACTCGACGGATCGCGATCCCGTGCGCACAGGGTGGGTGTCTCTTGTCGGGTATTGGCTATCTGGCCATCTCCAACAGTGGTGTCGTGAACCCTTCGGCATCCTTCACGATCACGATCGAGCACATCGGGGGCATCAGGAACCCGGATGGCGCAGGCGTGCTCACCAGTTCCTGGAAACAAGCCCTGAAGGCTCCCACCAAGGTGCTTTCGTCTCTGCCGGGACGCCTCTCGTTTCGCGCACTTCCTGCAACTGGTGGGGCTACCATCGCTCTCGTCCCGGCGTCCTACCCTACCTACCTCCCGGCGATTGTGAGCGAAACCCCTGCCACCATCTCTCCCTCCACGAGCCCTACGGCTGTTGGAACCAAGATCATCAAGGGCCTTGATGGCAACCCAATCAACATCCGTCCATTCCTCTTCCTCCACGCACTTCCCTCTGTTGGCTCTGATGCCAATCTCGTCGATCTGACCCAGGCAGAGCTTTCCCAGTCATCGACCTCCTTGGCCGCCAACGAGATTTGGCTCGCCGAAGGTGCTCCACAGACCATCCTGACTAATCTGCATCACGAGGGAGTTGTCGTCGATTCCGTAACCTCGGCGCGCACCCTGTCGCTGGCCTATGCCAACGAACCCCTAGGCCTTGCTGCTCGACTCTTCCCAGTCGCCGCCGTCGCTGGGATTATCGTCGTACTCCTGGGTCTAGCCTTTGAGCTCTTGGTGGAGGGTCGCGGGAGAATCCCTGAGTTTGCTGCCATGCGGGTACTTGGTCTTCGTCGCCCCCTACTTGTTCTCTCCTACGTGTTAGAGGCCGCGATTCTTGTCATCGCCGCCGCAATTGCTGGGATCGCTGCCGGATTGGTGAGTGCCCGACTCGCACTTCCCGTACTCCCTGAGATCGACTCTGGTTTCGACTATCTCCACTTTGCCTACACACTTCCAATCGCCAACGAGTTCATCGCCATCGTCTTGGTGCTTCTCGGGGCTCTCGGCGTCGCCACCATCACTGCCATCCGAGTCGTGGGCCGAGCGAATTTTGATGAGCTGCGAGCAGGAGATCGATAG
- a CDS encoding NADP-dependent oxidoreductase: MKAIYYNTFGALDVLEYGELDRPELGPDSVLVQVAAASVNPVDWKVMSGGLRSRMTSVFPVVPGWDLAGIVQEVGPSVTQVRVGDEVFGYARMDFVHHGTFAEFTAVPERVLAQRPTSLSFGEAAALPLAGLTAYQALVHRLHLDAEDRLLVIGGAGGVGGFAIQIARSLGAEVYATGSPGNHGYLASLGAHPVAHPTDARQTLATIKPTAVLDLYGGEPLQESINLLKGAERIATIADPSIVAHGGHYVFVQPSSNDLDALSNLVNSGQLHVEIQEHFALAETKAAFAASMEGHVRGKLVIDVATLEPR, translated from the coding sequence ATGAAAGCCATCTACTACAACACGTTTGGTGCTCTCGATGTTCTTGAGTACGGTGAACTTGACCGTCCTGAGCTCGGACCCGACAGTGTCTTAGTCCAGGTCGCTGCTGCCTCAGTCAATCCCGTGGACTGGAAGGTGATGTCGGGAGGCCTGCGATCGCGGATGACCTCGGTCTTTCCCGTCGTTCCCGGGTGGGATCTCGCTGGCATCGTGCAGGAAGTCGGCCCATCGGTCACCCAGGTACGCGTCGGCGATGAGGTTTTTGGCTACGCCCGCATGGACTTTGTCCACCACGGAACCTTTGCAGAATTTACTGCGGTTCCAGAGCGGGTGCTGGCACAGCGTCCCACCTCACTCTCGTTCGGCGAGGCGGCCGCACTCCCCCTAGCTGGCCTGACCGCCTACCAAGCACTCGTCCATCGCCTTCATCTCGATGCGGAGGACCGCTTGCTTGTCATCGGAGGAGCTGGGGGCGTTGGAGGCTTTGCCATCCAGATCGCCCGGTCCCTTGGAGCTGAAGTCTACGCCACCGGATCCCCTGGCAACCATGGATACCTTGCGTCGCTTGGCGCCCATCCCGTCGCACATCCCACCGACGCCCGCCAGACACTCGCGACCATTAAGCCGACGGCTGTTCTCGACCTCTACGGCGGCGAGCCACTCCAGGAGAGTATCAACCTACTCAAGGGAGCAGAACGCATCGCTACGATCGCCGACCCATCCATTGTTGCCCACGGTGGCCATTACGTATTTGTTCAACCGTCATCAAATGACCTCGATGCCCTCAGTAATCTGGTCAACTCCGGTCAACTCCACGTTGAGATTCAAGAGCACTTTGCTCTCGCAGAGACAAAAGCCGCCTTCGCGGCCTCGATGGAGGGTCATGTGCGCGGGAAGCTTGTGATCGACGTAGCAACACTCGAGCCCCGGTGA
- a CDS encoding type II toxin-antitoxin system VapB family antitoxin → MRTTLVLDDDLVTDTQRLTGIPDTSTLAHEALRALVERESARRLASPGESEPNFARAPLRCPLG, encoded by the coding sequence ATGAGAACCACGCTTGTACTCGATGACGACTTGGTCACTGATACCCAACGTCTCACCGGTATCCCGGATACGAGCACTCTTGCTCACGAGGCTCTGCGTGCACTGGTCGAGCGAGAGAGCGCCCGTCGCCTAGCAAGCCCCGGAGAGAGTGAGCCTAACTTCGCCCGAGCGCCTCTTCGCTGCCCCCTCGGGTGA
- a CDS encoding slipin family protein, with the protein MSTLIVILIVIVLVIVLGLALSVRIVKQYEMGVVFRLGRLLGTRGPGLHLIIPIVDNLRHVSLRIVTMPIQSQGIITRDNVSVDVSAVAYFRVGDAVKSVVAIENVAVAIDQIAQTTLRKVVGQHSLDETLSETDRINLDIRQILDVATLDWGVEVTLVELKDIQLPDSMKRAMARQAEAEREKRAKIINAEGESMAAAALGDASDIMMAHPLALQLRNLQSLVDIAADKNSTVIFPAPLMTTIAELGSFLSGEKAASLLPLASLTPIVATGDATKTGDATKTGEPLTPDVPLVP; encoded by the coding sequence ATGAGCACGCTTATCGTTATCCTGATCGTCATCGTCCTGGTGATCGTGCTTGGCCTAGCGCTCTCTGTGCGCATCGTCAAACAATACGAGATGGGTGTGGTCTTCCGTCTTGGTCGATTGCTTGGCACCCGTGGACCAGGTCTTCACCTGATCATACCGATCGTGGACAACCTGCGTCATGTGTCGCTGCGCATTGTGACGATGCCAATTCAATCGCAGGGAATCATTACGCGCGACAATGTCAGCGTTGATGTCTCGGCGGTCGCCTACTTCCGTGTCGGTGATGCGGTGAAGTCGGTTGTTGCTATCGAAAATGTTGCAGTGGCGATTGATCAGATTGCCCAAACGACCCTGCGTAAGGTCGTTGGACAGCACTCGCTAGACGAGACGCTTTCAGAGACAGATCGTATCAACTTGGATATTCGCCAGATTCTCGATGTGGCGACATTGGATTGGGGCGTGGAGGTAACCCTTGTTGAGCTCAAGGATATCCAACTCCCCGACAGCATGAAGCGGGCCATGGCGCGCCAGGCAGAGGCAGAACGCGAGAAGCGAGCCAAGATCATCAACGCTGAGGGAGAATCGATGGCGGCAGCGGCACTCGGCGATGCCTCGGACATCATGATGGCACACCCGCTAGCCCTCCAGCTGCGTAACCTGCAGAGCTTGGTGGATATCGCTGCCGATAAGAACTCAACCGTGATCTTCCCCGCTCCATTGATGACCACCATCGCCGAACTCGGTTCCTTCTTGAGCGGGGAGAAGGCGGCTTCGCTCTTGCCGCTGGCAAGTCTCACCCCAATCGTTGCCACCGGCGATGCAACCAAGACCGGCGATGCAACCAAGACCGGGGAGCCGTTGACTCCTGATGTACCGCTGGTTCCATAG